One genomic region from Ralstonia pseudosolanacearum encodes:
- a CDS encoding class I SAM-dependent methyltransferase, translating into MAAPTHRLANAWRRGGPVLALRVVLDRLIDVVLERCLRIHSGGLVPIESLLAHWDGCHDYYPSSIRTFHRVLSDLDVTGDDVFVDYGSGMGRVVVLASRFPFREVIGVEVSDHLHGAAHANVSRAVPDIERARVHLVHCDARSFRLPDTASVLYFYNPFHGDILRTVFADIEQSLRQRPRRLRIVFNNPAHFRLIEPDYSWLRRAREYHFEYPIVVYEATAASTFSGA; encoded by the coding sequence ATGGCTGCACCCACCCATCGGTTGGCGAACGCGTGGCGCCGCGGCGGTCCGGTCCTCGCCCTTCGGGTCGTCCTGGACCGGCTCATTGATGTCGTTCTCGAACGGTGCCTGCGTATTCACAGCGGCGGCCTTGTTCCGATCGAGTCGTTGCTCGCGCACTGGGACGGGTGCCACGACTATTACCCCAGCTCTATCCGCACATTCCATCGCGTGCTGAGCGACCTCGACGTGACTGGCGATGACGTGTTCGTCGACTATGGCTCTGGAATGGGACGGGTGGTCGTCCTGGCGTCGCGCTTTCCATTTCGTGAGGTGATTGGCGTCGAGGTATCCGACCATCTGCATGGAGCGGCGCACGCGAATGTCAGCCGCGCTGTACCGGATATTGAACGGGCGCGCGTGCACCTTGTCCACTGCGACGCGCGATCCTTCCGGTTGCCCGACACGGCGTCGGTGCTTTACTTCTACAACCCGTTTCACGGCGACATCCTCCGGACGGTATTTGCAGATATCGAACAGTCGCTGCGGCAGCGGCCGCGACGACTCAGAATCGTGTTCAACAACCCGGCCCACTTCCGGCTCATCGAACCCGATTACAGCTGGCTGCGAAGAGCGAGGGAGTACCATTTCGAGTATCCGATCGTCGTCTACGAGGCGACAGCCGCCTCGACCTTTTCGGGTGCATAG
- a CDS encoding aminotransferase class V-fold PLP-dependent enzyme → MIAPLKSLFLLDPDVTYLNHGAYGATPRPVFERHVQWQYELEREPVDFLSRRSTERLAQSRAMLAEYVDTDRDNVVYVSNGTTGVNIIARSLPLGPGDELLTTDHEHGGIDRLWRYTAQKRGFKIIRHKVALPVTTHAQFVDDFWANVTPHTRAILISQITSPTALVFPVAEICARARARGILTIVDGSHVPGQLPLSLRRMDPDFYVGILHKWVCAPKGCAFMYARPDAQLLIEPLVVSWGWEPKNPGPSKFVEYHEWQGSRDISAFLSVPTALEFQREHDWDSVRRRCITLAGEAQKEVAALTRQPLYHPPGAREWHGQMVCVPLPPDTDDIWLLNQLRHEHQIDVSVDRFDARPRIRISIQGYNSPDDVDRLTSSLKQLLRL, encoded by the coding sequence ATGATAGCGCCTCTTAAGTCGTTGTTTTTGCTCGACCCGGACGTGACTTATCTCAATCACGGTGCGTACGGCGCAACGCCGCGTCCGGTCTTCGAGCGCCACGTGCAGTGGCAATATGAGCTTGAGCGCGAACCCGTAGACTTTCTGTCGCGCCGGTCCACCGAGCGACTCGCGCAGTCCCGGGCCATGCTCGCAGAATATGTCGATACGGATCGAGACAACGTCGTGTACGTGAGCAACGGCACGACCGGTGTCAACATCATCGCGCGCAGTCTGCCGCTCGGGCCGGGCGACGAGCTGCTGACCACCGACCACGAGCATGGCGGCATTGACCGGTTGTGGCGTTACACTGCGCAGAAGCGCGGCTTCAAGATCATCCGGCACAAGGTCGCGCTGCCGGTGACGACGCACGCCCAGTTCGTCGACGATTTCTGGGCCAACGTAACGCCGCACACGCGCGCGATTCTGATCAGCCAGATAACGTCGCCGACCGCGCTTGTGTTTCCGGTCGCTGAGATCTGCGCGCGTGCGCGAGCGCGAGGCATTCTCACCATCGTTGATGGCTCACATGTGCCGGGCCAGTTGCCGCTGTCGCTGCGTCGGATGGATCCCGATTTCTACGTCGGCATCCTGCACAAATGGGTGTGTGCGCCGAAAGGGTGTGCGTTCATGTATGCGCGGCCGGACGCGCAGTTGCTAATTGAGCCGCTCGTCGTGAGCTGGGGCTGGGAGCCGAAGAATCCGGGGCCATCCAAGTTCGTCGAGTACCACGAATGGCAGGGTAGTCGGGACATTTCGGCGTTCCTGAGTGTGCCGACCGCACTCGAATTCCAGCGCGAGCATGACTGGGACAGCGTGCGCCGGCGTTGCATCACGCTTGCCGGCGAAGCGCAGAAGGAGGTTGCCGCGCTCACGCGCCAGCCGCTCTACCATCCCCCGGGGGCGCGGGAGTGGCACGGACAGATGGTCTGTGTGCCACTCCCGCCAGATACCGACGACATATGGTTGCTTAACCAGTTGCGCCACGAACACCAGATCGATGTGTCTGTCGATCGATTTGATGCCCGGCCTCGAATACGGATCTCGATCCAGGGCTACAACAGCCCAGATGACGTCGACCGGTTGACTAGCAGCCTCAAACAGCTGCTACGGCTTTGA
- a CDS encoding MFS transporter, whose product MPLHTALPHSHTQVLPFKESLLAMLGICFVVVLVALDQTVVGTALPTVVAELKGFDLYAWVATSYLLTSVVTVPIFGRLGDFYGRKPFVVASIVVFTLASVMCGMAGSMAFLVWARALQGIGGGMLVGTAYACIADLFPDARVRLRWQVLLSASFGVANAIGPTLGGWMTQALGWRSVFYVNVPFGVLGLWFAWRFLPHLRQNLHAGRIRPDWQGALLITAALGALQLGVEWLPRHGLSLPVLGWLVLSAAAFAGLWWWEQRAEQPLLPFEMVRDPALATLFVLAALSGFSMFALLFYAPLLFQGGFGMSPQQAGLVITPLVVCITLGSIINGRLVTRIPRPTVMLYAGFALLALALAGMVASSRATPQLALTLLMLLAGLGLGFVLPNLTVFAQQSAGRAHLGIATALLQSLRMVGGMIGTALVGTLVSERYAAGVGDALRADGATQWLHRLADPEILIDHEAQTALLAQMQSAGHDGVALLGAARHVLVSAIHLGLIMAAVVAVVGLWRVRRVPPVALHHVEPVQTAE is encoded by the coding sequence ATGCCCCTCCACACCGCGCTCCCGCATTCCCACACCCAGGTCCTGCCGTTCAAGGAATCGCTGCTGGCGATGCTCGGCATCTGCTTTGTCGTCGTGCTGGTGGCGCTGGACCAGACCGTGGTCGGCACCGCGCTGCCCACGGTGGTGGCGGAGCTCAAGGGGTTTGACCTGTACGCGTGGGTGGCGACGTCCTACCTGCTGACCTCGGTGGTGACGGTGCCGATCTTCGGCCGGTTGGGGGATTTCTACGGCCGCAAGCCGTTCGTGGTCGCGTCCATCGTCGTCTTCACGCTGGCTTCGGTGATGTGCGGCATGGCGGGCAGCATGGCCTTCCTGGTGTGGGCACGGGCGCTGCAGGGCATCGGCGGCGGCATGCTGGTCGGCACGGCCTATGCCTGCATTGCCGACCTGTTTCCCGATGCGCGGGTGCGCCTGCGCTGGCAGGTCTTGCTGAGCGCCTCGTTCGGCGTCGCCAACGCCATCGGCCCGACGCTGGGCGGCTGGATGACGCAGGCGCTGGGCTGGCGCTCGGTGTTCTATGTGAACGTGCCGTTCGGCGTGCTGGGGCTGTGGTTTGCGTGGCGCTTCCTGCCGCATCTGCGCCAGAACCTGCATGCCGGCCGCATCCGGCCGGACTGGCAGGGGGCGCTGCTGATCACGGCGGCGCTGGGCGCGCTGCAGCTCGGCGTCGAATGGCTGCCGCGCCATGGCCTGTCGCTGCCGGTGCTGGGGTGGCTGGTGCTGTCGGCGGCGGCCTTTGCCGGCCTGTGGTGGTGGGAGCAGCGCGCCGAGCAGCCGCTGCTGCCGTTCGAGATGGTGCGCGACCCGGCGCTGGCGACGCTGTTCGTGCTGGCGGCACTGTCCGGGTTCTCGATGTTCGCGCTGCTGTTCTATGCGCCGCTGCTGTTCCAGGGCGGGTTCGGCATGTCGCCGCAGCAGGCGGGGCTGGTCATCACGCCGCTGGTGGTGTGCATCACGCTGGGCAGCATCATCAACGGGCGCCTCGTCACCCGCATTCCGCGGCCCACCGTGATGCTCTATGCCGGATTCGCGCTGCTGGCGTTGGCGCTGGCGGGCATGGTGGCATCGTCGCGCGCCACGCCGCAACTGGCGCTGACGCTGCTGATGCTGCTGGCGGGCCTGGGGCTCGGCTTCGTGCTGCCCAACCTGACGGTGTTCGCCCAGCAGTCGGCGGGGCGGGCGCACTTGGGCATCGCCACCGCCTTGCTGCAATCGCTGCGGATGGTCGGCGGCATGATCGGCACGGCGCTGGTCGGCACGCTGGTCAGCGAGCGCTACGCGGCCGGCGTGGGCGACGCGCTGCGCGCGGACGGCGCCACGCAATGGCTGCACCGGCTTGCCGATCCAGAGATTCTCATCGATCATGAAGCGCAGACCGCGTTGCTCGCGCAGATGCAGTCCGCCGGCCACGATGGGGTTGCGCTGCTCGGGGCGGCGCGCCATGTGCTGGTGAGCGCCATCCACCTGGGGCTGATCATGGCGGCAGTGGTGGCGGTGGTCGGCCTGTGGCGTGTGCGGCGGGTGCCGCCGGTTGCGCTGCATCACGTGGAGCCGGTGCAGACCGCGGAGTAA
- a CDS encoding MarR family winged helix-turn-helix transcriptional regulator gives MTPERERFAVMHQFGRTYRAFMAAFESYVGQPMPRWRIMLALHDHTGGGLAQKQLAERLQMDPGALTRQLKVLEQLGWIERTTDARDNRLTNVSLSDAGLTVVLECMPRRVAFLHATLDGLPDDQVRALSDALAVIETRLADAPVQLGMLVAEPSETR, from the coding sequence ATGACCCCTGAACGCGAACGCTTTGCCGTCATGCACCAGTTCGGCCGCACCTATCGTGCGTTCATGGCTGCCTTCGAGTCGTACGTCGGCCAGCCGATGCCGCGCTGGCGCATCATGCTCGCGCTGCACGACCACACCGGCGGTGGCCTCGCGCAGAAGCAGCTGGCCGAGCGCCTGCAGATGGACCCGGGGGCGCTCACGCGCCAGCTCAAGGTGCTCGAACAGCTGGGCTGGATCGAGCGCACCACCGACGCCCGCGACAACCGGCTGACCAACGTCTCCCTGTCCGACGCCGGCCTGACCGTGGTGCTCGAATGCATGCCGCGCCGCGTTGCCTTCCTCCATGCCACGCTCGATGGCCTGCCCGACGATCAGGTGCGGGCCCTGTCCGATGCGCTGGCCGTGATCGAAACCCGCCTCGCCGATGCGCCGGTCCAGCTGGGCATGCTCGTCGCCGAGCCGAGCGAAACGCGCTGA
- a CDS encoding magnesium and cobalt transport protein CorA, with translation MPMVINSALYRNGRRERDLSVDAISDVLHAPGTFVWLGLHEPDDAMLARVQEEFHLHDLAIEDARKAHQRPKLEAYGDTLFIVLNTAQMEQGEVVFGETHLFVGRDFLVSVRHGPSTSYSPVRERCEHVPHLLAKGAPFALYAVMDFVVDNYQPVLESMETAFDAIEGQLFGDAFDRAAIERLYTLKRQLLRLRNAALPVEDIAGQLVRLHEDVVPKELRAYFRDVADHAHRLVGALDVIREMLTTAISVNVALVSVTQNDIVKRLAGWGAILAIPTVVFSNYGMNFKGMPELEHPAGYPIVLACTATACVWLYRKLRRSGWI, from the coding sequence ATGCCCATGGTGATCAACAGTGCGCTGTATCGCAACGGCCGGCGCGAGCGCGACCTGTCGGTCGACGCCATCAGCGATGTGCTGCACGCGCCGGGCACCTTCGTCTGGCTGGGCCTGCACGAGCCGGACGACGCCATGCTTGCCCGCGTGCAGGAGGAATTCCACCTGCACGACCTCGCCATCGAAGACGCCCGCAAGGCCCACCAGCGCCCCAAGCTGGAGGCCTACGGCGACACGCTCTTCATCGTGCTGAACACGGCGCAGATGGAGCAGGGCGAGGTCGTCTTCGGCGAAACGCACCTGTTCGTCGGGCGCGACTTCCTGGTCTCGGTGCGGCACGGGCCGTCGACGTCGTACTCGCCGGTGCGCGAGCGCTGCGAGCACGTGCCGCACCTGCTGGCCAAGGGCGCGCCGTTCGCGCTGTACGCGGTGATGGATTTCGTGGTCGACAACTACCAGCCGGTGCTCGAATCCATGGAGACGGCGTTCGACGCGATCGAGGGCCAGCTCTTCGGCGATGCGTTCGACCGTGCCGCCATCGAACGGCTGTACACGCTCAAGCGCCAGCTGCTGCGCCTGCGCAACGCCGCGCTGCCGGTGGAGGATATCGCCGGCCAGCTGGTGCGCCTGCACGAAGACGTCGTGCCCAAGGAGCTGCGCGCGTACTTCCGCGATGTGGCCGACCACGCGCACCGGCTGGTCGGCGCGCTCGACGTGATCCGCGAAATGCTGACCACGGCGATCTCGGTGAACGTGGCGCTGGTGTCGGTCACGCAGAACGACATCGTCAAGCGGCTGGCCGGGTGGGGCGCGATCCTGGCGATTCCGACCGTGGTGTTCAGCAACTACGGCATGAACTTCAAGGGCATGCCCGAGCTGGAGCATCCGGCGGGGTATCCCATCGTGCTGGCCTGCACCGCGACGGCGTGCGTGTGGCTGTATCGCAAGCTGCGCAGGTCGGGCTGGATCTAG
- a CDS encoding DNA-3-methyladenine glycosylase I encodes MSRCCWVGEDPLMIDYHDTEWGTPSHDDRHLYEMLVLEGAQAGLSWQTILRKRARYQEVFDGFEPARVARFTPACIETLLADPGIVRNRAKVEAAVVNARKVLEVQDTAGSLDAFLWAFVGGRPIVNRWNSYRDAPASTEVSKAMSKALAARGFKFVGPTICYAFMQATGMVDDHEAGCFRAGKAKAGPK; translated from the coding sequence ATGTCGCGCTGCTGCTGGGTCGGCGAAGACCCGCTGATGATCGACTACCACGACACCGAGTGGGGCACGCCCTCGCACGACGACCGACACCTCTACGAGATGCTGGTGCTGGAGGGCGCGCAGGCCGGGCTGTCGTGGCAAACCATCCTGCGCAAGCGGGCCCGCTACCAGGAAGTGTTCGACGGTTTCGAGCCGGCCCGCGTGGCGCGTTTCACGCCGGCGTGCATCGAGACGCTGCTGGCCGATCCGGGCATCGTGCGCAACCGGGCCAAGGTGGAGGCGGCCGTCGTCAACGCGCGCAAGGTGCTGGAGGTGCAGGACACGGCCGGTTCGCTGGACGCTTTCCTGTGGGCCTTCGTCGGCGGCCGGCCGATCGTCAACCGCTGGAACAGCTACCGCGACGCGCCGGCCTCGACCGAGGTTTCCAAGGCGATGAGCAAGGCGCTGGCCGCGCGCGGCTTCAAGTTCGTCGGCCCGACCATCTGCTACGCCTTCATGCAGGCCACGGGCATGGTGGACGATCATGAGGCCGGCTGCTTCCGGGCCGGCAAGGCCAAGGCTGGGCCGAAGTAG
- a CDS encoding CynX/NimT family MFS transporter codes for MHRPPQPTATPLHDTAGRRSAGTLAMLVAGLVLVGVNLRPALSSLSPVLKQVAAGTGLSGATAGLLTTLPVVCLGVFAPAAAVLARRFGAERTVGGLLIALALGIALRSAGGIVALFAGTLAVGACIGVTGILLPGSIKRDFGRQADLMTGVYTMALCLGAAVAAGASAPLAALLGGWQPALAFWALPALLAFAGWWPHMRHPHAGGAAARIERVSLWRRPIAWQVTLYMGLQSSLAYCVFGWMPVILQDRGLSAVQSGMVVAVSVLVQLITALGGPFIARLGRDQRPTVLLMMLMTWAGLMGCLYAPVSTLWWWAVLMGLGQGGNFSVALSLIVLRSADARVAASLSAMTQGGGYTLAAAGPYLMGVLHDLTGGWAAMGWLFSAIALGALVLGMLAGRNRTLHAGA; via the coding sequence ATGCATCGCCCGCCGCAGCCCACCGCCACCCCGCTCCACGATACCGCCGGCCGGCGCTCTGCCGGTACGCTGGCCATGCTGGTGGCGGGGCTCGTGCTGGTGGGGGTGAACCTGCGGCCGGCGCTCTCCAGCCTGTCGCCGGTGCTCAAGCAGGTGGCGGCGGGCACGGGCCTGTCCGGCGCGACGGCCGGCCTGCTGACCACGCTGCCCGTGGTGTGCCTGGGCGTGTTCGCGCCGGCCGCGGCCGTGCTGGCCCGGCGCTTCGGCGCCGAGCGCACGGTGGGCGGGTTGCTGATCGCGCTGGCGCTCGGCATCGCATTGCGCAGCGCGGGCGGCATCGTGGCGCTGTTCGCCGGCACGCTGGCGGTCGGCGCCTGCATCGGCGTGACGGGCATCCTACTGCCGGGCAGCATCAAGCGCGACTTCGGCCGCCAGGCCGACCTGATGACCGGCGTCTACACCATGGCGCTGTGCCTGGGGGCAGCCGTGGCGGCCGGCGCCAGCGCACCGCTGGCGGCGCTGCTGGGCGGCTGGCAGCCCGCGCTGGCGTTCTGGGCGCTGCCCGCCCTGCTCGCCTTCGCCGGCTGGTGGCCGCACATGCGCCATCCGCATGCCGGCGGCGCGGCCGCGCGCATCGAGCGCGTCTCCCTGTGGCGGCGGCCGATCGCGTGGCAGGTCACGCTGTACATGGGGTTGCAATCGTCGCTGGCGTATTGCGTGTTCGGCTGGATGCCGGTGATCCTGCAGGATCGCGGCCTCTCTGCGGTGCAATCGGGGATGGTGGTGGCCGTGTCGGTCCTCGTCCAGCTGATCACGGCGCTGGGCGGCCCGTTCATCGCCCGGCTCGGCCGCGACCAGCGGCCCACCGTGCTGCTCATGATGCTGATGACGTGGGCCGGGCTGATGGGCTGCCTGTATGCGCCGGTCTCCACGCTGTGGTGGTGGGCCGTGCTGATGGGGCTGGGCCAGGGCGGCAACTTCAGTGTGGCGCTGTCGCTGATCGTGCTGCGCTCGGCGGATGCGCGGGTGGCGGCCAGCCTGTCGGCGATGACGCAGGGCGGCGGCTACACCCTGGCGGCGGCCGGGCCGTACCTGATGGGCGTGCTGCACGACCTGACCGGCGGCTGGGCCGCGATGGGCTGGCTGTTCAGCGCGATCGCACTGGGCGCGCTCGTCCTGGGCATGCTGGCCGGACGCAACCGGACACTGCACGCCGGCGCCTGA
- a CDS encoding Rossmann-like and DUF2520 domain-containing protein, whose amino-acid sequence MVSVSAEVSSVSVGWIGAGRLARALAVRASDAGARCAGVASRTPAHAASLAEVLAAPPLDAQGVADRADWVFVTVPDDAIAEVAAAVRWRPGQLVIHCSGAGERDLLDPARRAGAATASFHPLFLFAGLPDDAQRLAGAAIAIEADAPHDAALADLARRLGCHPLKVRPGQRALYHAGANYAASFLLCALHEAATLWQAAGIDRAEALAAMWPLVDGTLAAARSRGLAGALSGPVSRGDGGVIERHLQALDTLGADHVALYAALTRRALALAAERGHPPADVLDTLAARLPGAQ is encoded by the coding sequence ATGGTGTCTGTGTCTGCGGAGGTGTCGTCGGTATCGGTGGGATGGATTGGCGCGGGACGCCTCGCGCGGGCGCTGGCGGTGCGCGCGTCGGATGCGGGCGCGCGCTGCGCCGGCGTCGCTAGCCGCACGCCGGCGCATGCCGCGTCGCTCGCCGAGGTGCTGGCCGCGCCGCCGCTCGACGCCCAAGGCGTGGCGGACCGGGCCGATTGGGTCTTCGTCACCGTGCCGGACGACGCCATCGCCGAGGTGGCCGCCGCCGTGCGGTGGCGGCCCGGCCAGTTGGTCATCCACTGCAGCGGCGCCGGCGAGCGCGATCTGCTCGACCCGGCGCGGCGGGCGGGCGCGGCCACCGCCAGCTTCCATCCCCTCTTCCTGTTCGCGGGCCTGCCGGACGATGCGCAGCGGCTGGCCGGCGCCGCCATCGCCATCGAGGCCGACGCACCGCACGACGCGGCCCTCGCCGACCTGGCGCGGCGGCTCGGCTGCCACCCGTTGAAGGTGCGGCCGGGCCAGCGCGCGCTGTATCACGCCGGCGCCAATTACGCCGCCAGCTTCCTGCTGTGCGCGCTGCACGAGGCGGCCACGCTGTGGCAGGCGGCGGGCATCGACCGCGCGGAGGCGCTGGCCGCGATGTGGCCGCTGGTCGACGGCACGCTTGCCGCGGCCAGGTCCAGGGGGCTGGCCGGCGCCCTGTCGGGGCCGGTCTCGCGCGGCGACGGCGGCGTCATCGAGCGGCATCTGCAGGCGCTCGACACGCTGGGCGCCGATCATGTCGCGCTGTACGCGGCCCTGACGCGCCGGGCCCTGGCGCTGGCGGCCGAGCGCGGCCATCCGCCCGCCGATGTCCTCGATACCCTGGCTGCACGTCTGCCCGGGGCGCAATAA
- a CDS encoding efflux transporter outer membrane subunit codes for MTPSRPAGTPWPAGLACRAVPALLALALAACAVGPDYRAPRLAGVEAPAGWHATLPHHGSRMMLTRWWEQFHDPALTQLIEQADADSPTLAQAVGRVREARASVSSSRAALFPQLKGSGSAVRQGGFGGSQVLGGAGGTGVSAAGISPTLGLGTFTTLAATADVSWELDLFGGKRRSLEGADARLDASLADWHDARVTLSAEVASTYLQQRECEALVAIGETTLASRQETLQLTERKFGAGFVAPADLAQAQATVADATNALESQRAQCAQGLDRLVTLTGLDHAALAALLASGTGRMPAPPDAAVPEVPAQVLSQRPDVSSAERAVAGASADIGVAVASRLPSLTLAGSIGINTFRISGQSLTSKSWSFGPSVSLPLFDGGSGAARVETARARYDQALAAYRAKVRQAAQEVEDALVRLDAAGRRLDAAAVADAQYAKVLQAASARYRLGAGSLLQLEDVRRTTLSASQSLAAVRLERAQAWVALYKAVGGGWREDAAPADAASSVPAPAAERRAPIGNAS; via the coding sequence ATGACTCCAAGTCGACCCGCCGGCACCCCGTGGCCTGCCGGTCTTGCGTGCCGCGCGGTGCCGGCCCTGCTGGCGCTTGCGCTGGCGGCCTGTGCGGTCGGCCCGGACTACCGCGCGCCCCGGCTCGCCGGCGTGGAAGCGCCCGCCGGCTGGCATGCCACGCTGCCGCACCACGGCAGCCGCATGATGCTGACCCGCTGGTGGGAGCAGTTTCACGATCCGGCCCTCACGCAGCTGATCGAACAGGCCGATGCCGACAGCCCCACGCTGGCGCAGGCCGTGGGCCGCGTGCGTGAGGCCCGCGCGTCGGTGTCGAGCAGCCGGGCGGCGCTGTTCCCGCAGCTGAAGGGCAGCGGCTCGGCCGTGCGGCAGGGCGGGTTCGGCGGCAGCCAGGTCCTTGGCGGGGCGGGAGGCACGGGCGTGTCGGCCGCCGGCATCAGCCCGACGCTGGGGCTCGGCACCTTCACCACGCTGGCGGCCACGGCCGACGTATCGTGGGAGCTCGACCTGTTCGGCGGCAAGCGGCGCAGCCTGGAGGGCGCCGATGCGCGCCTAGACGCCAGCCTTGCCGATTGGCACGATGCCCGCGTGACGCTGTCGGCCGAGGTGGCCAGCACGTATCTGCAGCAGCGCGAATGCGAGGCGCTGGTCGCCATCGGCGAGACCACGCTGGCCTCGCGCCAGGAAACCCTGCAGCTGACCGAGCGCAAGTTCGGCGCCGGGTTTGTCGCGCCCGCCGATCTGGCGCAGGCGCAGGCCACCGTGGCCGACGCGACCAACGCGCTGGAGAGCCAGCGGGCCCAGTGCGCGCAGGGCCTCGACCGGCTGGTGACGCTCACCGGCCTGGACCACGCGGCGCTCGCGGCCCTGCTGGCGTCCGGCACGGGGCGGATGCCCGCGCCGCCCGATGCCGCGGTGCCCGAGGTGCCCGCGCAGGTCCTGTCGCAGCGGCCCGATGTGTCGTCGGCCGAGCGCGCGGTGGCGGGCGCCAGCGCGGACATCGGCGTGGCGGTGGCGAGCCGTCTGCCGTCGCTGACGCTGGCGGGGTCGATCGGCATCAATACGTTCCGCATCAGCGGGCAGTCGCTGACCAGCAAGTCGTGGTCGTTCGGGCCGTCGGTGTCGTTGCCCCTCTTCGATGGCGGAAGCGGCGCCGCGCGGGTGGAGACCGCCCGCGCCCGCTACGACCAGGCGCTGGCCGCCTACCGCGCCAAGGTGCGCCAGGCCGCGCAGGAGGTCGAGGACGCGCTGGTCCGCCTCGATGCCGCCGGCCGCCGCCTCGATGCCGCCGCCGTCGCCGATGCGCAGTACGCCAAGGTGCTGCAGGCGGCCAGCGCCCGCTACCGTCTCGGTGCCGGCAGCCTGCTGCAGCTCGAAGATGTGCGGCGGACCACGCTGTCGGCGTCGCAATCGCTGGCGGCGGTGCGGCTCGAGCGCGCGCAGGCATGGGTCGCGCTGTACAAGGCCGTCGGCGGCGGATGGCGCGAGGACGCCGCGCCCGCCGATGCCGCTTCCTCTGTTCCCGCGCCGGCCGCAGAGCGCCGTGCGCCCATCGGAAACGCTTCATGA
- a CDS encoding efflux RND transporter periplasmic adaptor subunit, which translates to MIGLRVWMAGLVPVMVCVLAACGRHPADAQAAHAKPALTVSVVRLSQRVWPRAVTASGAVQAWQEASIGAEVSGLKLADVLVNVGDVVRQGQLLARLSDETVRTDLAAQRAALAEAEAAAVQAAGEAHRAHELDKSGAISQQELIQYDTQAKTAAAKLASARAQFDSQQIRLRYTRVLAPDDGVISARSATVGAVVSAGTELFKLIRKNRLEWRAEVHGDLLPGIRPGQAARLHRMDGGTVAGRVRQIAPTVDASTRNGLVYIDLPADAGGPGGVKAGMYLSGEILLGDVPAATLPETAVFSRDGYDYTMVLGAHDHVRQVKVAVGRRQDGQVEVTQGIGPADAVVAIGAAFLNDGDAVRLAGPGEAASAPAGAAR; encoded by the coding sequence ATGATCGGACTTCGTGTGTGGATGGCCGGGCTCGTCCCGGTGATGGTCTGTGTGCTGGCCGCGTGCGGCCGGCATCCCGCCGACGCGCAGGCGGCCCATGCCAAGCCGGCGCTGACGGTCAGCGTCGTGCGGCTGAGCCAGCGGGTGTGGCCGCGCGCGGTCACGGCCAGCGGCGCGGTGCAGGCGTGGCAGGAAGCCAGCATCGGCGCGGAGGTAAGCGGCCTGAAGCTGGCCGATGTGCTGGTCAACGTGGGTGACGTGGTCAGGCAGGGGCAACTGCTGGCGCGCCTGTCGGACGAAACCGTGCGCACCGACCTGGCCGCGCAGCGCGCCGCGCTGGCCGAAGCCGAGGCCGCCGCCGTGCAGGCCGCGGGCGAAGCGCACCGCGCGCACGAACTCGACAAGAGCGGCGCGATCAGCCAGCAGGAGCTGATCCAGTACGACACCCAGGCCAAGACCGCGGCGGCCAAGCTGGCCTCGGCGCGCGCGCAGTTCGACAGCCAGCAGATCCGCCTGCGCTACACGCGCGTGTTGGCGCCCGACGACGGCGTGATCAGCGCGCGCTCGGCGACGGTGGGCGCGGTGGTCTCGGCCGGCACCGAGCTGTTCAAGCTGATCCGCAAGAACCGCCTCGAATGGCGCGCCGAAGTGCACGGCGACCTGCTGCCGGGCATCCGCCCCGGGCAGGCGGCACGGCTGCACCGCATGGACGGCGGCACCGTGGCCGGGCGCGTGCGCCAGATCGCGCCCACGGTGGACGCCAGCACGCGCAACGGCCTGGTCTACATCGATTTGCCGGCCGATGCGGGCGGCCCGGGCGGGGTCAAGGCCGGCATGTACCTGTCCGGCGAGATCCTGCTGGGCGACGTGCCCGCCGCGACCTTGCCGGAGACGGCCGTCTTCTCGCGCGACGGCTATGACTACACCATGGTGCTCGGCGCGCACGACCACGTGCGCCAGGTCAAGGTCGCGGTGGGCCGGCGCCAGGACGGTCAGGTCGAGGTCACGCAGGGCATCGGCCCGGCCGACGCCGTGGTCGCCATCGGCGCGGCCTTCCTGAACGATGGCGATGCGGTGCGCCTGGCAGGCCCCGGCGAGGCGGCCTCCGCGCCGGCGGGGGCAGCGCGATGA